In Eretmochelys imbricata isolate rEreImb1 chromosome 4, rEreImb1.hap1, whole genome shotgun sequence, a single window of DNA contains:
- the SLC25A4 gene encoding ADP/ATP translocase 1: protein MTNQAISFLKDFLAGGVAAAISKTAVAPIERVKLLLQVQHASQQITADKQYKGIIDCVVRIPKEQGIISFWRGNLANVIRYFPTQALNFAFKDKYKQIFLGGVDRHKQFWRYFAGNLASGGAAGATSLCFVYPLDFARTRLAADVGKGLSERQFTGLGNCIAKIFKSDGLRGLYQGFNVSVQGIIIYRAAYFGVYDTAKGMMPDPKNVHIIVSWMIAQSVTAVAGLVSYPFDTVRRRMMMQSGRKGADIMYKGTIDCWKKIAKDEGAKAFFKGAWSNVLRGMGGAFVLVLYDEIKKFV from the exons ATGACTAACCAAGCCATCAGCTTCCTCAAGGACTTCCTGGCGGGCGGGGTTGCTGCTGCTATTTCTAAGACAGCTGTCGCTCCCATAGAAAGAGTTAAATTGCTGCTGCAG GTCCAGCATGCCAGCCAACAGATCACAGCTGACAAGCAGTACAAGGGGATCATAGACTGCGTGGTGAGGATACCCAAGGAACAGGGCATCATTTCCTTCTGGAGAGGCAACCTGGCCAATGTCATACGTTACTTCCCCACCCAGGCCCTCAACTTTGCTTTCAAGGACAAGTACAAGCAGATCTTCTTGGGGGGAGTGGACAGGCACAAGCAGTTCTGGCGCTACTTCGCAGGGAACCTGGCCTCCGGAGGTGCTGCAGGAGCcacctctctgtgctttgttTACCCCCTTGATTTTGCCAGGACCAGGCTGGCTGCCGACGTTGGAAAAGGGCTGAGTGAGAGGCAGTTCACAGGGCTGGGCAACTGCATTGCCAAGATCTTCAAATCTGATGGCCTCAGAGGGCTCTACCAAGGATTCAATGTGTCAGTCCAGGGCATCATTATCTACAGAGCAGCCTATTTTGGGGTCTATGACACAGCCAAGG GTATGATGCCTGATCCCAAGAACGTGCACATCATAGTGAGTTGGATGATTGCCCAGTCAGTCACTGCTGTAGCGGGGCTGGTGTCCTACCCTTTTGACACTGTCCGACGTAGGATGATGATGCAGTCTGGCCGAAAGGGAG CTGATATTATGTACAAGGGCACAATTGATTGCTGGAAGAAGATAGCTAAAGATGAAGGAGCCAAAGCTTTCTTCAAAGGTGCCTGGTCCAATGTGTTGAGAGGCATGGGTGGTGCTTTTGTATTAGTATTGTATGATGAGATCAAGAAATTTGTCTAA